In Alloyangia pacifica, the following proteins share a genomic window:
- a CDS encoding DUF533 domain-containing protein, which yields MSLMGTLAKIAVGYAAARGVDRLSGDQGLGTLIGGKAQIPGSEPGTSLQAQMGKMLGGNGNPLGAIMEQLKKSGLGTMPGMDQAGQAASTGLAGMLAAAAKAANMGGKNLGDMLDKMSATHAAPEAETAAGLMLRAMIQAAKADGEIDAAEKAKLTDTLGADASPEDIAFLKEQLGAKLDPEALAKDTPDAQKTQVYAASLMAITVDTPNEAEYLDRLAKAMGLPETAVNALHMQMGLQPLYA from the coding sequence ATGAGTCTCATGGGAACCCTGGCAAAGATTGCCGTCGGCTATGCCGCCGCGCGCGGCGTTGACCGTCTCTCCGGCGACCAGGGCCTTGGCACGCTGATCGGCGGCAAGGCCCAGATCCCCGGCTCAGAGCCCGGCACATCGCTGCAGGCGCAGATGGGCAAGATGCTCGGCGGCAACGGCAACCCGCTTGGCGCCATCATGGAACAACTGAAGAAAAGCGGCCTCGGCACCATGCCGGGCATGGATCAGGCCGGCCAGGCCGCCAGCACGGGCCTCGCCGGGATGCTCGCGGCCGCGGCAAAGGCGGCCAACATGGGCGGCAAGAACCTCGGCGACATGCTCGACAAGATGAGCGCCACGCACGCCGCCCCCGAGGCCGAGACCGCCGCCGGGCTGATGCTGCGCGCGATGATCCAGGCCGCCAAGGCCGACGGCGAGATCGACGCCGCCGAAAAGGCCAAGCTGACCGACACGCTTGGCGCCGATGCCTCGCCCGAGGACATCGCTTTTCTCAAGGAGCAGCTGGGCGCCAAGCTCGACCCCGAGGCGCTGGCCAAGGACACGCCCGATGCGCAGAAGACCCAAGTCTACGCCGCTTCGCTGATGGCGATCACGGTGGACACGCCGAACGAGGCCGAATACCTTGATCGTCTCGCCAAGGCGATGGGGCTGCCGGAAACTGCGGTGAACGCGCTTCACATGCAGATGGGCCTGCAACCGCTCTACGCCTGA
- a CDS encoding DMT family transporter → MQRHPFYGLGLAALGALVLTPDTLLMRLSGMEGLSMLTWRGLALGATFWAIFLLTTRGPRNLRLLLTRPGLTVIACQSANAALFSLGIAVAPVAVVLLAVATMPVCAALLSRLLYGEPTSRATWITMGAVLLGIGLAVSGKGDLAASPGTLVGALCGFGVALTLGLSFVTLRHAPALPLMPAMGTGALISGLCGLALVPAGALTEGHVLPILATGAVILPVSFFCLSSASRHTAAANVSLLMLLETVLGPVWVWAFLGEAPSPRMLLGGALVVISLALYIVTTRRRAPRPARVPASANYPVSEARGAEGAEPPLS, encoded by the coding sequence ATGCAAAGACACCCCTTCTACGGCCTTGGGCTCGCCGCCCTCGGCGCGCTCGTCCTGACGCCCGACACGTTGCTGATGCGGCTGTCGGGCATGGAGGGGTTGTCGATGCTGACCTGGCGCGGGCTGGCGCTCGGGGCGACCTTCTGGGCGATCTTTCTTCTCACCACACGCGGCCCGCGCAACCTGCGGCTTCTGCTGACCCGCCCCGGGCTGACGGTGATCGCCTGCCAGAGCGCCAATGCCGCGCTCTTCTCGCTTGGCATCGCGGTGGCGCCCGTCGCGGTGGTGCTGCTGGCGGTGGCGACCATGCCGGTCTGCGCCGCGCTGCTGTCGCGGCTGCTCTACGGCGAGCCGACCAGCCGCGCCACCTGGATCACCATGGGCGCGGTCCTGCTGGGCATCGGGCTCGCGGTCAGCGGCAAGGGCGATCTCGCGGCCAGCCCCGGCACGCTCGTGGGGGCGCTCTGCGGATTTGGTGTCGCGCTCACCCTCGGGCTCAGCTTCGTCACGCTGCGCCACGCTCCGGCACTGCCGCTGATGCCCGCCATGGGCACGGGCGCGCTGATATCCGGGCTCTGCGGGCTGGCGCTGGTGCCGGCGGGCGCACTCACCGAGGGCCATGTGCTGCCGATCCTGGCCACCGGCGCGGTGATCCTGCCGGTCTCCTTCTTTTGCCTCAGCTCCGCCTCGCGCCACACCGCCGCGGCCAACGTCAGCCTGCTGATGCTGCTCGAAACGGTGCTTGGCCCGGTCTGGGTCTGGGCCTTCCTTGGCGAGGCGCCGAGCCCGCGCATGCTGCTTGGCGGCGCGCTGGTGGTCATCAGCCTCGCGCTCTACATCGTGACCACCCGCCGCCGCGCCCCGAGACCCGCCCGGGTTCCTGCCAGCGCCAACTACCCCGTCAGCGAGGCGCGCGGTGCCGAGGGGGCAGAGCCCCCTCTCTCCTGA
- a CDS encoding nucleoside hydrolase, with the protein MARRIIIDTDPGQDDAVAILLALASPELEVLGITAVAGNVPLPLTSRNARMVCELAGRTDIPVFAGCDVPLERKLVTAEHVHGKTGLDGPELPGPVMPLQERHAVDFLIDTLRAEPSGTVTLCPLGPLTNIATAFRRAPDIVDRVQEIVLMGGAYFEVGNYTPAAEFNIYVDPEAAAEVFGSGVPLVVMPLDVTHKALVTKPRNDAIRALGTPVGMAVAEMTDFFERFDLEKYGSEGAPLHDPCVTAYLLAPEIFSGRHINVEIETVSELTLGMTVADWWGVSGRAPNATFIGDLDADAFFTLLTERLAKL; encoded by the coding sequence ATGGCACGACGCATCATCATCGACACGGACCCCGGGCAGGATGACGCGGTCGCCATCCTTCTGGCCCTTGCCTCACCCGAACTCGAGGTGCTGGGGATCACCGCCGTTGCGGGCAACGTGCCGCTGCCCCTGACCTCGCGCAATGCCCGCATGGTCTGCGAACTGGCCGGCCGCACCGACATCCCCGTCTTCGCCGGCTGCGACGTCCCGCTGGAACGCAAGCTGGTGACCGCCGAGCACGTGCACGGCAAGACCGGTCTCGATGGCCCGGAACTGCCCGGGCCGGTGATGCCGCTGCAGGAGCGCCACGCGGTCGACTTCCTCATTGACACGCTGCGCGCCGAGCCCTCGGGCACGGTCACGCTCTGCCCGCTCGGCCCGCTCACCAATATTGCCACCGCCTTCCGCCGCGCCCCCGACATCGTCGACCGCGTGCAGGAAATCGTCCTGATGGGCGGTGCCTATTTCGAGGTCGGCAACTACACCCCCGCCGCAGAGTTCAACATCTACGTCGATCCCGAGGCCGCCGCCGAGGTCTTCGGCTCGGGCGTCCCGCTGGTGGTCATGCCGCTCGACGTGACTCACAAGGCGCTGGTGACCAAGCCGCGCAACGACGCGATCCGCGCGCTCGGCACGCCGGTGGGCATGGCCGTGGCCGAGATGACCGACTTCTTCGAGCGCTTCGATCTGGAGAAATACGGCTCCGAAGGCGCGCCGCTGCACGATCCCTGCGTCACCGCCTATCTTCTGGCTCCCGAGATCTTTTCGGGTCGGCACATCAACGTCGAAATCGAGACCGTTTCCGAGCTGACCCTCGGCATGACGGTGGCCGACTGGTGGGGGGTTTCGGGCCGCGCGCCCAACGCCACCTTCATCGGCGATCTGGATGCCGACGCCTTCTTCACCCTGCTCACCGAAAGGCTGGCCAAGCTATGA
- a CDS encoding GNAT family N-acetyltransferase, protein MKSLHLAGSDDLERLLPMVASFQAERGTEPDEARITAALTPLLEGAPQGAAWLIGPRKAPVGYVVVSFGWSVESGGMTGTIDQLYIRPAVRSRGMGSEALFQLTQALRQGGITALQMEVDREDEHLQRFCRRARLQDRGAALMRCAL, encoded by the coding sequence ATGAAATCCCTGCACCTCGCCGGTTCCGACGATCTCGAACGGCTGCTGCCCATGGTCGCCAGCTTCCAGGCAGAGCGCGGCACCGAGCCTGACGAGGCCCGGATCACCGCAGCGCTGACACCGCTGCTCGAGGGCGCGCCGCAGGGCGCCGCCTGGCTCATCGGCCCGCGCAAGGCGCCGGTCGGATACGTGGTGGTCAGCTTTGGCTGGTCGGTGGAAAGCGGCGGCATGACCGGCACGATCGACCAGCTCTACATCCGCCCCGCGGTGCGCAGCCGCGGCATGGGCAGCGAGGCGCTGTTCCAGCTCACCCAGGCGCTGCGGCAGGGCGGCATCACCGCCCTCCAGATGGAGGTCGACCGCGAGGACGAACACCTGCAGCGCTTCTGCCGCCGGGCCCGCCTGCAGGACCGCGGCGCCGCGCTGATGCGCTGCGCGCTCTGA
- a CDS encoding DUF3772 domain-containing protein encodes MSALIRRVLAACAMTLLCATLAVAQAQDIDYATWTKLAEQADGLLDGEDVTVKQYEDLRSQIAGWRDSFLRAESTNASRIDTLQQQLDTLGPAPAEGESEAEDIANRRADLTKQLADAQAPVRRAQEAYTQANGLIGEIDTKIREMQTSRLLTLGPSPLNFQLWAPAANDVVAAGTSLVQEVRDNFASESQRAAARENLPVIILLVGLSGLLVIRGPAWVRRIEEWLRRRTRRGTGVWRFVASLGSIVVPLGGLILLVVAATISGLPGQNLTVVMYTVPIWGLVLLYIRWLAGESFNSDDAVATMPLPNWQRTEAWLYSSVLALLYVLRGMGQTLSEIFKFSDATNAVLDFPLIVLTALMLFRLGHILSGLSRSEPEEGDGTLLDGSTFRMQLARLIGRLSMLLAVFGPIMAAVGYHRVGQGMVFPAVVSLSLLALVLVLQRFVKDLYELITRKDPDDSLMTVLAGVVLIVLALPMLALIWGARVADLTELWARFQEGFLLGDARISPTSFLTMLVVFAVGYGVTRLLQSGLRSSILPKTKLDIGGQNAVISGLGYAGVMLAAVVAITAAGINLTALGYVISALSVGIGFGLQNIVQNFVSGIILLIERPISQGDWIEVGPNMGIVKDISVRATRIETFDRTDVIVPNSDFISGTVTNFTRGNVVGRVFTTVGVAYGSDTRKVESILLRIVREHDMVFLNPEPSVVFARFGADSLEFEIRAIVRDVNQKIKILSDFNHEINARFVAEGIEVPFAQRDIWLRNPEALYPSGDRSPQGGADEGTEDDTPAKRQGKKTGGGGDAFPTVGPEDE; translated from the coding sequence ATGAGTGCCCTGATCCGGCGTGTCCTTGCCGCCTGCGCGATGACTTTGCTCTGCGCGACCCTGGCGGTCGCGCAGGCACAGGACATTGATTACGCCACCTGGACGAAACTCGCGGAGCAGGCCGACGGTCTGCTGGACGGCGAGGATGTCACCGTCAAGCAATACGAGGATCTGCGCAGCCAGATCGCGGGTTGGCGGGACAGCTTCCTACGGGCTGAAAGCACCAATGCCTCGCGCATCGACACGTTGCAGCAGCAGCTCGACACGCTCGGCCCGGCCCCCGCCGAGGGCGAGAGCGAGGCCGAGGACATCGCCAATCGGCGGGCCGACCTGACCAAGCAACTTGCCGATGCGCAGGCGCCGGTGCGCCGCGCTCAGGAGGCCTACACTCAGGCCAACGGGCTGATCGGCGAGATCGACACCAAGATCCGCGAGATGCAGACCAGCCGCCTGCTGACCCTCGGGCCGTCGCCGCTGAACTTCCAGCTCTGGGCTCCTGCGGCGAACGACGTGGTCGCGGCAGGCACGTCGCTGGTGCAGGAGGTGCGCGACAACTTCGCCTCCGAAAGCCAGCGCGCGGCGGCGCGCGAGAACCTTCCGGTGATCATCCTGCTGGTAGGCCTGTCGGGCCTTCTGGTGATCCGCGGCCCGGCGTGGGTGCGGCGGATCGAGGAATGGCTGCGGCGACGCACACGCCGGGGCACGGGTGTCTGGCGCTTCGTCGCCTCGCTCGGTTCGATCGTGGTGCCGCTCGGCGGGCTCATCCTGCTGGTGGTGGCGGCGACGATCTCTGGGCTGCCTGGACAGAACCTGACAGTGGTGATGTACACCGTGCCGATTTGGGGGCTGGTGCTGCTCTACATCCGCTGGCTGGCGGGCGAGAGCTTCAACAGCGACGACGCGGTCGCCACGATGCCCCTGCCCAATTGGCAGCGCACCGAGGCCTGGCTCTATTCGTCGGTCCTCGCGCTGCTCTACGTGCTTCGCGGCATGGGCCAGACGCTCTCGGAGATTTTCAAATTCTCCGACGCGACAAACGCGGTGCTCGATTTCCCGCTGATCGTGCTCACGGCGCTGATGCTGTTCCGCCTCGGGCACATCCTGTCCGGGCTGAGCCGCAGTGAGCCCGAGGAGGGCGACGGCACGCTGCTCGATGGCTCGACCTTCCGGATGCAGCTGGCGCGGCTGATTGGCCGACTGTCGATGCTGCTGGCGGTCTTCGGACCGATCATGGCGGCGGTCGGCTATCACCGGGTCGGGCAGGGGATGGTGTTTCCTGCAGTGGTGTCGCTGTCGTTGCTGGCTCTTGTGCTGGTGCTGCAGCGCTTCGTCAAGGACCTCTATGAGCTGATCACCCGCAAGGATCCCGACGACAGCCTGATGACCGTGCTTGCTGGCGTGGTGCTGATCGTTCTGGCATTGCCGATGCTGGCGCTCATCTGGGGCGCGCGGGTCGCAGATCTCACAGAACTCTGGGCGCGCTTCCAAGAGGGTTTCCTGCTTGGCGACGCGCGCATTTCGCCGACCAGCTTCCTGACCATGCTGGTGGTCTTCGCCGTGGGCTACGGCGTCACCCGCCTGCTGCAAAGCGGGCTGCGCAGCTCGATCCTGCCGAAGACCAAGCTCGACATCGGCGGGCAGAATGCGGTCATCTCGGGGCTTGGCTACGCCGGGGTGATGCTGGCGGCGGTGGTTGCGATCACGGCAGCGGGGATCAACCTCACCGCGCTCGGCTACGTGATCTCGGCGCTGTCGGTCGGGATCGGTTTCGGCCTGCAGAACATCGTGCAGAACTTCGTCTCGGGGATCATCCTGCTCATCGAGCGGCCGATCAGCCAGGGCGACTGGATCGAGGTCGGCCCCAATATGGGCATCGTCAAGGACATCTCGGTGCGCGCAACGCGGATCGAGACCTTCGACCGCACCGACGTGATCGTGCCGAACTCGGACTTCATCTCGGGCACGGTGACCAACTTCACCCGTGGCAACGTCGTCGGCAGGGTCTTCACCACGGTCGGCGTCGCCTATGGCAGCGACACCCGCAAGGTCGAGAGCATCCTACTGCGCATCGTGCGCGAGCATGACATGGTGTTTCTCAACCCCGAGCCCTCGGTTGTCTTTGCGCGCTTCGGCGCGGATTCGCTGGAGTTCGAGATCCGGGCCATCGTGCGGGACGTGAACCAGAAGATCAAAATTCTCTCGGACTTCAACCACGAGATCAATGCGCGTTTCGTGGCCGAGGGGATCGAGGTGCCCTTTGCGCAGCGGGATATCTGGCTGCGGAACCCCGAAGCGCTGTATCCCTCCGGGGACCGGTCGCCGCAGGGCGGCGCCGACGAGGGCACCGAGGATGACACGCCGGCGAAGCGGCAGGGCAAGAAGACCGGCGGCGGAGGCGATGCCTTTCCGACCGTCGGACCGGAAGACGAGTAG
- a CDS encoding alanyl-tRNA editing protein: MTERLFLEDAYRREAPGEVIGLTEEGGIILDASLFYATSGGQPGDSGQLRWPGGSIEIATAVKGEGETIVLVPAEPKPLPYVGARVTQVLDWERRHRHMRVHTALHLLSVALPLPVTGGQISAGKGRLDFLMPEPPEDRDGLEAMLNEFVARDLTVSESWITEAELDANPELVKTMSVQPPRGAGRIRLVRIGEGEGQIDLQPCGGTHVARTGEIGDLRLGKIENKGKQNRRVNLLVG, from the coding sequence TTGACGGAACGACTGTTCCTTGAAGACGCCTATCGCCGCGAGGCGCCGGGCGAGGTCATCGGGCTGACCGAGGAGGGCGGCATCATCCTTGATGCCTCGCTCTTTTACGCGACCAGCGGCGGCCAGCCCGGCGACAGCGGCCAATTGCGCTGGCCGGGCGGCTCGATCGAGATCGCGACGGCGGTGAAGGGTGAGGGCGAGACCATCGTGCTTGTCCCGGCCGAGCCCAAGCCGCTGCCCTATGTCGGCGCGCGCGTCACGCAGGTGCTCGACTGGGAACGCCGCCACAGGCACATGCGGGTGCACACGGCGCTGCACCTCTTGTCGGTGGCCCTGCCGTTGCCGGTAACCGGCGGGCAGATCAGCGCCGGCAAGGGCCGGCTCGACTTCCTGATGCCCGAGCCACCCGAGGACCGGGACGGGCTCGAGGCGATGCTGAACGAGTTCGTGGCCCGCGACCTGACGGTCTCGGAAAGCTGGATCACCGAGGCCGAACTCGACGCCAACCCCGAGCTGGTCAAGACCATGAGCGTTCAGCCGCCGCGTGGCGCCGGGCGGATCCGCTTGGTGCGGATCGGCGAGGGCGAGGGGCAGATCGACCTGCAGCCCTGCGGCGGCACCCATGTGGCGCGCACCGGCGAGATCGGGGACCTGCGGCTCGGCAAGATCGAGAACAAGGGCAAGCAGAACCGGAGGGTGAACCTGCTGGTCGGCTGA
- a CDS encoding cysteine synthase A has product MRVAQDLAQAVGHTPMIRLKKASEMTGCEILAKAEFMNPGQSVKDRAALYIIKDAMEKGLLEPGGTIVEGTAGNTGIGLALVGASMGFRTVIVIPETQSQEKKDMIRLAGAELVQVPAAPYRNPNNYVRYSGRLAEQLAKTETHGAIWANQFDNVANRLAHVETTGPEIWEQTGGKVDGFICAVGSGGTLAGVAGALQSKGVKIGLADPMGAALYSYYTTGELKSEGDSITEGIGQGRITANLEGFTPDFAYQVPDAEALPVVFDLLSEEGLCVGGSSGINVAGAIRMAKEMGPGHTIVTVLCDYGTRYQSKLFNPSFLRSRDLPVPGWLDRSPASIPGVFEDV; this is encoded by the coding sequence ATGCGCGTGGCACAGGATCTGGCGCAGGCGGTCGGACATACCCCGATGATCCGCCTGAAGAAAGCCAGCGAGATGACGGGCTGCGAGATCCTCGCCAAGGCCGAGTTCATGAACCCCGGCCAGTCGGTGAAGGACCGCGCGGCGCTCTACATCATCAAGGATGCGATGGAGAAAGGGCTGCTTGAGCCCGGCGGCACCATCGTCGAAGGCACGGCGGGCAACACCGGCATCGGTCTCGCGCTGGTCGGCGCATCCATGGGCTTCCGCACGGTGATCGTGATCCCCGAGACCCAGTCTCAGGAAAAGAAGGACATGATCCGTCTTGCCGGCGCCGAGCTGGTGCAGGTCCCGGCGGCGCCCTACCGCAACCCGAACAACTACGTGCGCTACTCGGGCCGCCTGGCCGAGCAGCTGGCCAAGACCGAAACGCACGGCGCGATCTGGGCCAACCAGTTCGACAACGTCGCCAACCGGCTGGCCCATGTGGAAACCACTGGCCCCGAGATCTGGGAGCAGACCGGCGGCAAGGTCGACGGGTTCATCTGCGCCGTGGGATCGGGCGGCACGCTGGCGGGGGTTGCGGGCGCACTGCAGTCCAAGGGTGTGAAGATCGGTCTGGCCGATCCGATGGGCGCGGCGCTCTACAGCTATTACACCACCGGCGAGCTGAAATCCGAGGGCGACTCGATCACCGAGGGCATCGGACAAGGCCGGATCACCGCCAACCTCGAGGGGTTCACCCCCGACTTCGCCTACCAGGTGCCCGACGCCGAGGCGCTGCCGGTGGTCTTTGACCTGCTCTCCGAGGAGGGTCTCTGCGTTGGCGGCTCATCCGGCATCAACGTTGCCGGCGCGATCCGCATGGCCAAGGAAATGGGCCCGGGACACACCATCGTCACCGTGCTCTGCGACTACGGCACGCGTTACCAGTCCAAGCTTTTCAACCCGAGCTTCCTGCGCTCGCGCGATCTGCCGGTGCCGGGCTGGCTCGACCGCTCGCCCGCTTCGATCCCCGGCGTCTTCGAGGACGTATGA
- a CDS encoding protein adenylyltransferase SelO: protein MTLSIPFDNSYARLPEAFYARVAPARVAAPKLIAFNTALAGELGITGTDDPLLAAIFSGNTLPEGANPLAQIYAGHQFGGFSPQLGDGRALLLGEVIDRAGLRRDIQLKGSGPTPFSRRGDGRAALGPVLREYVLSEAMHSLGVPTTRALAAVRTGDDVYRETILPGAVFTRVAASHIRVGTFQLFASRQQYPELQQLYEYTRARHYPETSTPGEMLAAVCQRQAELVAQWMSLGFIHGVMNTDNCTLSGETIDYGPCAFMDQYHPDTVYSSIDQHGRYAYQAQADIIVWNMAQLATAMVPLVQDQDAAVTEFTEIINAMPNLIRGAWLTRFGAKLGLGAPDPEDARLIADLLQMMQAGGSDFTNTFRALASGSARDEIADRTAYDAWHARWQERISEESAPEARMRAANPAFTPRNHRVEQMIAAAMEGDESLFHHLNVVLSRPYEDQPEADDLRRPPLPSEVVQATFCGT from the coding sequence ATGACCCTTTCGATCCCCTTCGACAACAGCTATGCCCGCCTGCCCGAGGCCTTCTACGCGCGGGTTGCGCCCGCCCGCGTCGCCGCCCCGAAGCTCATCGCTTTCAATACGGCACTGGCCGGGGAGCTTGGCATCACCGGTACGGATGATCCGCTGCTCGCGGCGATCTTCTCCGGCAACACGCTGCCCGAGGGGGCGAACCCGCTCGCCCAGATCTACGCCGGCCACCAGTTCGGCGGCTTCTCTCCGCAACTCGGCGACGGGCGGGCACTGCTGCTCGGCGAGGTGATCGACAGGGCCGGCCTGCGCCGCGACATCCAGCTCAAGGGCTCGGGCCCCACCCCCTTTTCGCGCCGCGGCGACGGGCGGGCGGCGCTGGGGCCAGTGCTGCGAGAATACGTGCTGTCCGAGGCGATGCACTCGCTTGGCGTGCCCACCACCCGCGCGCTTGCGGCGGTGCGCACCGGCGATGATGTCTACCGCGAGACCATCCTGCCCGGCGCTGTCTTCACCCGTGTCGCCGCGAGCCACATCCGCGTCGGAACCTTCCAGCTTTTCGCCTCGCGCCAGCAGTACCCAGAGCTGCAGCAGCTCTACGAGTACACCCGCGCGCGCCACTACCCCGAGACCAGCACCCCCGGCGAGATGCTTGCCGCCGTCTGTCAGCGCCAGGCCGAGCTGGTGGCGCAGTGGATGTCGCTCGGCTTCATCCACGGGGTGATGAACACCGACAACTGCACGCTCTCGGGCGAAACCATCGACTACGGCCCCTGCGCCTTCATGGACCAGTATCACCCGGACACGGTCTATTCCTCGATCGACCAGCACGGGCGCTATGCCTACCAGGCGCAGGCCGACATCATCGTGTGGAACATGGCCCAGCTTGCCACCGCCATGGTGCCGCTCGTGCAGGACCAAGATGCGGCGGTGACCGAGTTCACCGAGATCATCAACGCCATGCCCAACCTCATCCGGGGTGCCTGGCTGACCCGCTTTGGCGCCAAGCTCGGCCTTGGCGCGCCGGACCCCGAGGACGCGCGGCTGATCGCCGACCTGCTGCAGATGATGCAGGCGGGCGGCTCGGACTTCACCAACACCTTCCGCGCCCTCGCCAGCGGCTCGGCCCGCGACGAAATCGCCGACCGCACCGCCTATGACGCCTGGCATGCCCGCTGGCAGGAGCGCATCTCCGAAGAAAGCGCTCCCGAAGCGCGGATGCGCGCGGCCAACCCCGCCTTCACCCCGCGCAATCACCGCGTCGAGCAGATGATCGCCGCCGCGATGGAGGGCGACGAGAGCCTCTTTCATCACCTCAACGTGGTGCTCTCGCGGCCTTACGAGGATCAGCCCGAGGCAGACGACCTGCGCCGCCCGCCGCTGCCCTCGGAGGTTGTTCAAGCGACCTTCTGCGGCACATGA